In the Drosophila teissieri strain GT53w chromosome 3R, Prin_Dtei_1.1, whole genome shotgun sequence genome, ataaatttcaaaaattttcaTCTCTTTCTTTACTTAATTTGGTTCGTAATTTGCTTCTCTTTTATTCATGTTTGTCAACACAACGTCGACTAAGCTAGTCGAGTTAGAAGCTCAGGCTTATATACCCTAagaataattatatatttcaacaAAAGTGATATTTTCGAAGAGTTTCTCGACTGCTACATGATAAAGTCGGTTGGTTTAAATTGTATCAAAATTTTCAGGTTATTCCAATGGCAGATGATATAGTCGTACCGTTTCGATTAAATGAATTCAAACATTTAACTAATTACACTATCTAAAATTTAGATCAACATACTATCTCTTCGAATTATTATATTGAAGCGTGCCACACCCCCATAAACTAAAGTCCAACaacatttgtaaaatattggTTCATATGGAAGTAGTTTTCTCATAGTCgtgaattcgactatagcgattatatattattcccaaataaatttttttcagAAAATATCATAATTCATCAACTATCAATACTCAGAAAAATATAACGATATCCATTATTTAAGCTATCGATACATTGATACTTTTATACTTTGCCATCGCCAGTAATCCAGCCGCCTGGTAACACTTTTAATTTTCACGTCGAAGAAATCGGACGCGTTCTGCGCGTCGCCCGCGCGAGAATAAAAGAATTCCAATTCTGTCAttaaatagttattttattggaaaaatatttaactaagAGGTGAGTAACAGTGTTTCAAGTGAATATACACAGCAGTTTGCGGTCAATTAGTGAAATGAATGCCATTTACAcaggcacgcacacaaacacactcataCGCACACAGACGCGAGAAATTTCCCTGTTTTTTTTGTCTGCggtgcattttattttgtgtgtgctaTTGCCATTTTTCGGCACTCGCTCCTGGCTGTTGTAAACAAAGTTGTAGTTAGTTGCAACATTGATTATTGATCGCGCATTGCACTTTTTCGCCTGCAGCCAACAAACTCATAGATACAGAAAAGTATTGATTTTCGTCCAAGATGGCGGACGACGAGCAATTCAGCTTGTGCTGGAACAACTTCAACACGAATTTGTCGGCCGGCTTTCACGAGTCGCTATGCCGCGGCGACCTGGTGGACGTCTCCCTGGCCGCCGAGGGCCAAATAGTAAAGGCCCATCGATTGGTGTTATCCGTCTGCTCGCCCTTCTTCCGCAAGATGTTCACTCAGATGCCGTCGAACACCCACGCTATCGGTGAGTTTGCACCTCTGATATCTAACTCTATATGATGGCGGCCTTTTCTGACCCTACACTCTCTTCGCAATTCTTGCAGTATTCCTGAACAACGTCAGCCACTCGGCGCTGAAGGACCTCATCCAATTCATGTACTGCGGCGAGGTCAACGTGAAGCAGGACGCCCTGCCCGCGTTTATAAGCACCGCGGAATCGCTGCAAATCAAGGGGCTAACGGATGTAAGTATATGTGTGCTTATATGTGACATACTGGGATACTGGTATATCGAATCGGGGGAACAgcaaagccaaacaacaacaacgcaacCAGCACATCGCCTTTCGCGCCCAATACATACACACGCGCTGGCGTCTGTATAAGAGCATGGTTTGACTGTACCGAGAACTTTCTCGCAAACGAAACGCGTGCCAGAGAGAGACAACTGGAGGGGCTATGCGCCCAGCATTTGTCCCGCTCTGGCTCGCACGGCAGCGGCCAATTGTgtggttgtttttgtttcgcagCGAATTCGATACCAAAGCATAAACATTAATTTGTAGCGGATATAAAAAAGCAACTATTGCAATTCAAGTCTTTTGACGATTGTCTTTTTAACTGTTTAACTAATTGGGAAAAAGCTTTTATCTTCCCGACTAAAATGAAtgtatttgcaatatttttttcataattaattttagtgCAGCTGTACTAAATGAAACGGGAATTAgaactaaaaaatattttttatttgtccaatcaattaattattaacaatatttaaaagaagTGAATGGCCAGATTTCTAGTTAGTTAGATAggataaatgtatgtatattttatcgATTTCAAATTCCCTATTATCGGAAtatttctattaaaaaaaatgcaataattaaataatgaatattttttatagaacGATCCTGCGCCTCAGCCGCCGCAGGAATCTAGCCCGCCGCCAGCAGCACCTCAtgtacaacaacagcaaatacCGGCTCAGCGGGTGCAGCGCCAGCAGCCGCGCGCATCCGCCCGCTATAAGATCGAGACCGTGGACGACGGCCTGGGCGACGACAGCAAGGGGGGCACAACCCAGATCGTTATCCAGACCACGGCCGCACCCCAAGCCACCATTgtacaacagcagcagacgcaacaacagcaggcggCGCAGCAGATCCAAacgcagcagctgcagacgGGAACCACGACGACGGCAACGCTGGTGTCGACAAACAAACGCTCCGCCCAGCGCTCCTCACTGGCGTCCGCCTCCTCGAGCGGCGGCGTAAAGCGCTCTAAGACAAGCACCTCCGCAAATGTGATGGACCCTCTCGACTCGACCACGGAAACTGGAACCACGACAACTACCCAACTGGTGCCGCAACAGATCACCGTACAAACATCTGTGGTCTCTGCGGCAGAAACAAAGCTCCACCAGCAATCGCCGCAGCAGGTTCGTCAACAGCAGGAGGAAGCCGAATACATTGATCTCCCCATGGAATTACCCACGAAATCTGAACCTGACTACTCTGAGGACCATGGCGATGCCGCCGGTGATGGGGAGGGCACCTATGTGGAGGACGATACTTACGGAGACATGCGCTACGACGACAGTTACTTCACGGAGAACGAGGATGCGGGCAACCAGACTGCGGCAAATACGAGCGGTGGCGGAGTGACGGCGACCACTTCCAAGGCAGTGGTTAAGCAACAATCCCAGAACTACAGTGAATCATCGTTTGTCGACACCAGCGCGGATCAGGGCAACACAGAGGCTCAAGGTTGGTTGAATTCCCCAGCATACATGGTCAAAGGCCAATAGATATAAGAACTATTCAAGGGTCATGAAGTCCGCTTGCGAAATGCAAACACGTTAAAAAAGATTCCTAATTCAAGGgtcacattttcattttaaccTTAAACACATTCCAAACCTATTGGCTTCGCAAACGGATGATGTCCTTTTAAAGTCCGGCAAAGTGcgcttaattttgttttaaacaaaGTTAAGCTATACTTCACTGACTGACTCATACTTAATAAGTAGTTTGCCAGCCTGTGTTCTATTTGAAATCGATAAGGAGCACTAGGCAGATCTTTGCTGTCTAATGCATATTTACTAAATGCTGGACGCAGATCGCGCGTTCTTACATTCATTCAGTTAAAAGGTAAGTAGAGTGCTGACATTTTAATAACCTGCTAGGACGGATCCGATGTCATACCATGGAGCTGAACCCGTGAAAAGCTGCAACTACTCAAGGTAATACCAGCACACTTAAACCACcatatatttttccaaaattttcaggtatttgcaattttaaattgatgtAAGCAATCTTACATGATCAGAgggttattatttaaacatgCACACTTCGGTTTCAATAACGATGTTCTGGTGATGCTAAGGTTACTGGGGTTCGTTGTTATGGTAGTTATCCCAATTGTACCTAAAGATGTTGTCTGGATTTGTTCAAGCAACGTAAAAGCTTGCTAATGCAAATCCAGCAACGGCATTAATTGCCGAGTCTTCAAATTCTATTCGTACTTATAATTTGTTCTTAATCTCTATCGGTTCAAAATGAACAGTGGACaagtaaaatagaaaaaggtCTGTTAAGCATACTCATATGTAGACATCTATTCTAATTTGGCCCCGTTTTAATTTTCGTGCactgtttttatgtttttttttttgccctttttttttttgtttttatgtacTGTTTTTTATGTAGCTGAAATCGTGTTTGTGGTATTTCATTTAGTGGAAAATTGTATTGTAActgccttttatttttgctccGTATACTAGATATTTCTTTGAACCAATTTACGATGTTTTCATAAGCGTCTGGCGATTTCAAGTTTTTAGAGTAGATTAGACTTTACTAATTTAATCGTGCATAAGTGAGAAAGAACGAGTTACGGTAATTCAACTTTTGTGTGCACTCTGAATAGTAATACTTAGTCATATGTTCCTAGATAGTTACTcgatatttatattattttgctatagagaaaaagaaaattttgaTATATGTAGAGTTGCCATTTCCTGGAGATTGagggcggcgttgccacttaCGGCAGCCCTAATTGAATATGCAGCCCTGGCTGTTCAGTAATGTGGCAACGCCGTgcaaaatcataaaataatgCAAGCGAACTTGTTTTGTTATTTGATTGCATGCGTTTTGCAAGGCCTATTTGTCCacaaattaatttcctgcTTGTGCCAGCGTGCGTGGTGCGGCGTTGGCTAAATAATTCAAGTGGTGGGGCTCGTAACAGGCAATGCCTCTGTGTACTTCTGATAATCTGTGATAATGCTCATTAAAAACTAAAGCGATGATAATTCGGAAGGAAATGCTACCGTAAGTTGTAAAATGCAATACCGCCGCAATTTGGTAAGTTTTATACCACAGTAACGACGCGTTCTTCAGTTCACCGAGTGCAAATAAACTGCTTAAAGCCAAagtctaaactaaaagttgtTTTATTTCGCCGATCCTAACTTAGCGCTTAAGCCATATATGTACGAATATTTACTAGAATAGGTACTAGCCATTGGCTCTACTATATATGCCCACTAAACCAAATTCCTCGCCTTCTTGTCGCCCCTTTGCTTCGGTTTCCCTCGGGCTCCTGCAGATACGGAGATCAGTTTCATTCGCAGCCAGAAGAAGAACGCCCAGCTGGTGTTCCGGAACTACATCTACAACAAGAAGCTCACCCAGGCCAATGGACAGACGACCTGGCGCTGTGCGGATGTGCTCAAGCTCCGCTGCAAGGCGGTGGTCATCACCCGCGACGG is a window encoding:
- the LOC122619687 gene encoding modifier of mdg4-like isoform X2; this encodes MADDEQFSLCWNNFNTNLSAGFHESLCRGDLVDVSLAAEGQIVKAHRLVLSVCSPFFRKMFTQMPSNTHAIVFLNNVSHSALKDLIQFMYCGEVNVKQDALPAFISTAESLQIKGLTDNDPAPQPPQESSPPPAAPHVQQQQIPAQRVQRQQPRASARYKIETVDDGLGDDSKGGTTQIVIQTTAAPQATIVQQQQTQQQQAAQQIQTQQLQTGTTTTATLVSTNKRSAQRSSLASASSSGGVKRSKTSTSANVMDPLDSTTETGTTTTTQLVPQQITVQTSVVSAAETKLHQQSPQQVRQQQEEAEYIDLPMELPTKSEPDYSEDHGDAAGDGEGTYVEDDTYGDMRYDDSYFTENEDAGNQTAANTSGGGVTATTSKAVVKQQSQNYSESSFVDTSADQGNTEAQDTEISFIRSQKKNAQLVFRNYIYNKKLTQANGQTTWRCADVLKLRCKAVVITRDGHFIDARRQHNHESHASRIGQRQLYKVEQELEEYIEICTSNPKISQYLGSSNIIVTAKDGKDCKLFLPAAEATEIEMQALVDAAEEEMDEEEQHSAERDRERQRVGRWRTEEAKHRSLLKADHP
- the LOC122619687 gene encoding modifier of mdg4-like isoform X11, with protein sequence MADDEQFSLCWNNFNTNLSAGFHESLCRGDLVDVSLAAEGQIVKAHRLVLSVCSPFFRKMFTQMPSNTHAIVFLNNVSHSALKDLIQFMYCGEVNVKQDALPAFISTAESLQIKGLTDNDPAPQPPQESSPPPAAPHVQQQQIPAQRVQRQQPRASARYKIETVDDGLGDDSKGGTTQIVIQTTAAPQATIVQQQQTQQQQAAQQIQTQQLQTGTTTTATLVSTNKRSAQRSSLASASSSGGVKRSKTSTSANVMDPLDSTTETGTTTTTQLVPQQITVQTSVVSAAETKLHQQSPQQVRQQQEEAEYIDLPMELPTKSEPDYSEDHGDAAGDGEGTYVEDDTYGDMRYDDSYFTENEDAGNQTAANTSGGGVTATTSKAVVKQQSQNYSESSFVDTSADQGNTEAQGQFIGDIPRGQWIDKHEYFFLKNQKQGFNLVFNGYMYKKEASFRATVNWICSDGNGKRLNENKCSARAITKFDGGIKLGKNAHNHPPRFLGGKVPAKLMPKDAFYPQY
- the LOC122619687 gene encoding modifier of mdg4-like isoform X16, which gives rise to MADDEQFSLCWNNFNTNLSAGFHESLCRGDLVDVSLAAEGQIVKAHRLVLSVCSPFFRKMFTQMPSNTHAIVFLNNVSHSALKDLIQFMYCGEVNVKQDALPAFISTAESLQIKGLTDNDPAPQPPQESSPPPAAPHVQQQQIPAQRVQRQQPRASARYKIETVDDGLGDDSKGGTTQIVIQTTAAPQATIVQQQQTQQQQAAQQIQTQQLQTGTTTTATLVSTNKRSAQRSSLASASSSGGVKRSKTSTSANVMDPLDSTTETGTTTTTQLVPQQITVQTSVVSAAETKLHQQSPQQVRQQQEEAEYIDLPMELPTKSEPDYSEDHGDAAGDGEGTYVEDDTYGDMRYDDSYFTENEDAGNQTAANTSGGGVTATTSKAVVKQQSQNYSESSFVDTSADQGNTEAQDIIRKRGIMIVKGTKGKPKLLMGGYEYYRNNSRGSKTYWLCARNRYMRCAARIITCSVTGELIIKNQQHNHDTLNQPKADIKEKPLTSSPKTKDPEH
- the LOC122619687 gene encoding modifier of mdg4-like isoform X14; amino-acid sequence: MADDEQFSLCWNNFNTNLSAGFHESLCRGDLVDVSLAAEGQIVKAHRLVLSVCSPFFRKMFTQMPSNTHAIVFLNNVSHSALKDLIQFMYCGEVNVKQDALPAFISTAESLQIKGLTDNDPAPQPPQESSPPPAAPHVQQQQIPAQRVQRQQPRASARYKIETVDDGLGDDSKGGTTQIVIQTTAAPQATIVQQQQTQQQQAAQQIQTQQLQTGTTTTATLVSTNKRSAQRSSLASASSSGGVKRSKTSTSANVMDPLDSTTETGTTTTTQLVPQQITVQTSVVSAAETKLHQQSPQQVRQQQEEAEYIDLPMELPTKSEPDYSEDHGDAAGDGEGTYVEDDTYGDMRYDDSYFTENEDAGNQTAANTSGGGVTATTSKAVVKQQSQNYSESSFVDTSADQGNTEAQDRRRYSKKLLQFDGPAEFNLAAHRRPRLIIANEHYIVHRILGKDNLIGSWRCMYHHKGCKARASTFMVDSEVKYRSTCSSHNHKNVRAKLESLKLPWATTD
- the LOC122619687 gene encoding modifier of mdg4-like isoform X12; the protein is MADDEQFSLCWNNFNTNLSAGFHESLCRGDLVDVSLAAEGQIVKAHRLVLSVCSPFFRKMFTQMPSNTHAIVFLNNVSHSALKDLIQFMYCGEVNVKQDALPAFISTAESLQIKGLTDNDPAPQPPQESSPPPAAPHVQQQQIPAQRVQRQQPRASARYKIETVDDGLGDDSKGGTTQIVIQTTAAPQATIVQQQQTQQQQAAQQIQTQQLQTGTTTTATLVSTNKRSAQRSSLASASSSGGVKRSKTSTSANVMDPLDSTTETGTTTTTQLVPQQITVQTSVVSAAETKLHQQSPQQVRQQQEEAEYIDLPMELPTKSEPDYSEDHGDAAGDGEGTYVEDDTYGDMRYDDSYFTENEDAGNQTAANTSGGGVTATTSKAVVKQQSQNYSESSFVDTSADQGNTEAQGSISKAVRQIAQITKVRLVRDEKVLSTVIKLEPAGRLNLKNPDNIIRTSTNQHNFVHVGLPRMKGKCVNCLKKNRTGLRRINTLCNTCPGSNWMCEPCFEELHSSMN
- the LOC122619687 gene encoding modifier of mdg4-like isoform X20, which codes for MADDEQFSLCWNNFNTNLSAGFHESLCRGDLVDVSLAAEGQIVKAHRLVLSVCSPFFRKMFTQMPSNTHAIVFLNNVSHSALKDLIQFMYCGEVNVKQDALPAFISTAESLQIKGLTDNDPAPQPPQESSPPPAAPHVQQQQIPAQRVQRQQPRASARYKIETVDDGLGDDSKGGTTQIVIQTTAAPQATIVQQQQTQQQQAAQQIQTQQLQTGTTTTATLVSTNKRSAQRSSLASASSSGGVKRSKTSTSANVMDPLDSTTETGTTTTTQLVPQQITVQTSVVSAAETKLHQQSPQQVRQQQEEAEYIDLPMELPTKSEPDYSEDHGDAAGDGEGTYVEDDTYGDMRYDDSYFTENEDAGNQTAANTSGGGVTATTSKAVVKQQSQNYSESSFVDTSADQGNTEAQVLTYDDRGKLVHEGFTFSCYSRNAEKYVAFWRCSMYKKLHCTSALTTHIKSIKSIRGFHNHKPPERLKTFVPRVVDSLIV
- the LOC122619687 gene encoding modifier of mdg4-like isoform X19, which codes for MADDEQFSLCWNNFNTNLSAGFHESLCRGDLVDVSLAAEGQIVKAHRLVLSVCSPFFRKMFTQMPSNTHAIVFLNNVSHSALKDLIQFMYCGEVNVKQDALPAFISTAESLQIKGLTDNDPAPQPPQESSPPPAAPHVQQQQIPAQRVQRQQPRASARYKIETVDDGLGDDSKGGTTQIVIQTTAAPQATIVQQQQTQQQQAAQQIQTQQLQTGTTTTATLVSTNKRSAQRSSLASASSSGGVKRSKTSTSANVMDPLDSTTETGTTTTTQLVPQQITVQTSVVSAAETKLHQQSPQQVRQQQEEAEYIDLPMELPTKSEPDYSEDHGDAAGDGEGTYVEDDTYGDMRYDDSYFTENEDAGNQTAANTSGGGVTATTSKAVVKQQSQNYSESSFVDTSADQGNTEAQENTLEYVVSQKGHVLLMHKKFSYVREKCIKGKTYWRCTQYTTQSKCHGRLHMLNEEIVHFRSHNHSPTGQERRQYMKLLLNNV
- the LOC122619687 gene encoding modifier of mdg4-like isoform X15, with product MADDEQFSLCWNNFNTNLSAGFHESLCRGDLVDVSLAAEGQIVKAHRLVLSVCSPFFRKMFTQMPSNTHAIVFLNNVSHSALKDLIQFMYCGEVNVKQDALPAFISTAESLQIKGLTDNDPAPQPPQESSPPPAAPHVQQQQIPAQRVQRQQPRASARYKIETVDDGLGDDSKGGTTQIVIQTTAAPQATIVQQQQTQQQQAAQQIQTQQLQTGTTTTATLVSTNKRSAQRSSLASASSSGGVKRSKTSTSANVMDPLDSTTETGTTTTTQLVPQQITVQTSVVSAAETKLHQQSPQQVRQQQEEAEYIDLPMELPTKSEPDYSEDHGDAAGDGEGTYVEDDTYGDMRYDDSYFTENEDAGNQTAANTSGGGVTATTSKAVVKQQSQNYSESSFVDTSADQGNTEAQELAVFGTGQRGRTVLLFQNEKFVKNRCSASRTYWICSKKDVTVCRARVVTALDKNAQERIIKCPYEHDHSRKFPSNNLNLPVLIKREKKALSLDSSKAYI
- the LOC122619687 gene encoding modifier of mdg4-like isoform X17 → MADDEQFSLCWNNFNTNLSAGFHESLCRGDLVDVSLAAEGQIVKAHRLVLSVCSPFFRKMFTQMPSNTHAIVFLNNVSHSALKDLIQFMYCGEVNVKQDALPAFISTAESLQIKGLTDNDPAPQPPQESSPPPAAPHVQQQQIPAQRVQRQQPRASARYKIETVDDGLGDDSKGGTTQIVIQTTAAPQATIVQQQQTQQQQAAQQIQTQQLQTGTTTTATLVSTNKRSAQRSSLASASSSGGVKRSKTSTSANVMDPLDSTTETGTTTTTQLVPQQITVQTSVVSAAETKLHQQSPQQVRQQQEEAEYIDLPMELPTKSEPDYSEDHGDAAGDGEGTYVEDDTYGDMRYDDSYFTENEDAGNQTAANTSGGGVTATTSKAVVKQQSQNYSESSFVDTSADQGNTEAQVTFDVITVPLVKSDQHPLMKRVRLSKSMEDVHYVRTPAGNGVLHCGEHRYLRNAAYKDKVYWKCSKWRKQCRSRVITHILPNGQSRYAVSGVHNHP
- the LOC122619687 gene encoding modifier of mdg4-like isoform X22 — protein: MADDEQFSLCWNNFNTNLSAGFHESLCRGDLVDVSLAAEGQIVKAHRLVLSVCSPFFRKMFTQMPSNTHAIVFLNNVSHSALKDLIQFMYCGEVNVKQDALPAFISTAESLQIKGLTDNDPAPQPPQESSPPPAAPHVQQQQIPAQRVQRQQPRASARYKIETVDDGLGDDSKGGTTQIVIQTTAAPQATIVQQQQTQQQQAAQQIQTQQLQTGTTTTATLVSTNKRSAQRSSLASASSSGGVKRSKTSTSANVMDPLDSTTETGTTTTTQLVPQQITVQTSVVSAAETKLHQQSPQQVRQQQEEAEYIDLPMELPTKSEPDYSEDHGDAAGDGEGTYVEDDTYGDMRYDDSYFTENEDAGNQTAANTSGGGVTATTSKAVVKQQSQNYSESSFVDTSADQGNTEAQAKDQNKGVRLKRTAQGEFLMVSGKSYKKTRAMQYRTYFHCLTRNCPSYYVLVELSRRPRLTRHHEHAQHCLQCL
- the LOC122619687 gene encoding modifier of mdg4-like isoform X1: MADDEQFSLCWNNFNTNLSAGFHESLCRGDLVDVSLAAEGQIVKAHRLVLSVCSPFFRKMFTQMPSNTHAIVFLNNVSHSALKDLIQFMYCGEVNVKQDALPAFISTAESLQIKGLTDNDPAPQPPQESSPPPAAPHVQQQQIPAQRVQRQQPRASARYKIETVDDGLGDDSKGGTTQIVIQTTAAPQATIVQQQQTQQQQAAQQIQTQQLQTGTTTTATLVSTNKRSAQRSSLASASSSGGVKRSKTSTSANVMDPLDSTTETGTTTTTQLVPQQITVQTSVVSAAETKLHQQSPQQVRQQQEEAEYIDLPMELPTKSEPDYSEDHGDAAGDGEGTYVEDDTYGDMRYDDSYFTENEDAGNQTAANTSGGGVTATTSKAVVKQQSQNYSESSFVDTSADQGNTEAQVKIKMEPSPTPGQSTDAAVAALAVTYLSDEESFRKPFTLPKILDGKFYKNIQPNQKTPGAIQATCTTCHGLISGTTKSTGNFLSHIKRRHKELLPLCQLYCQAKANGTVPAVKNSPPNPNAMVTSATSIPAMEMMTQVSQMPPPTYATAPTHLGMPVTVPVPVSMSLAMPISLPHVQTPQMMALMQQHQAHGAVFISKDY
- the LOC122619687 gene encoding modifier of mdg4-like isoform X8; amino-acid sequence: MADDEQFSLCWNNFNTNLSAGFHESLCRGDLVDVSLAAEGQIVKAHRLVLSVCSPFFRKMFTQMPSNTHAIVFLNNVSHSALKDLIQFMYCGEVNVKQDALPAFISTAESLQIKGLTDNDPAPQPPQESSPPPAAPHVQQQQIPAQRVQRQQPRASARYKIETVDDGLGDDSKGGTTQIVIQTTAAPQATIVQQQQTQQQQAAQQIQTQQLQTGTTTTATLVSTNKRSAQRSSLASASSSGGVKRSKTSTSANVMDPLDSTTETGTTTTTQLVPQQITVQTSVVSAAETKLHQQSPQQVRQQQEEAEYIDLPMELPTKSEPDYSEDHGDAAGDGEGTYVEDDTYGDMRYDDSYFTENEDAGNQTAANTSGGGVTATTSKAVVKQQSQNYSESSFVDTSADQGNTEAQDGPAIPQPTDHPRKPATDSVQKSPKDADAIPLFDGSRVFVSKVALAKAYIPMPMIYTCRVMDLVIGKDKLVRIAQQEEGTDKDLLQDIITHVCKVFALRGNQLTPFAVQEFINHKLSTLKLMVVKEGN
- the LOC122619687 gene encoding modifier of mdg4-like isoform X7, with the translated sequence MADDEQFSLCWNNFNTNLSAGFHESLCRGDLVDVSLAAEGQIVKAHRLVLSVCSPFFRKMFTQMPSNTHAIVFLNNVSHSALKDLIQFMYCGEVNVKQDALPAFISTAESLQIKGLTDNDPAPQPPQESSPPPAAPHVQQQQIPAQRVQRQQPRASARYKIETVDDGLGDDSKGGTTQIVIQTTAAPQATIVQQQQTQQQQAAQQIQTQQLQTGTTTTATLVSTNKRSAQRSSLASASSSGGVKRSKTSTSANVMDPLDSTTETGTTTTTQLVPQQITVQTSVVSAAETKLHQQSPQQVRQQQEEAEYIDLPMELPTKSEPDYSEDHGDAAGDGEGTYVEDDTYGDMRYDDSYFTENEDAGNQTAANTSGGGVTATTSKAVVKQQSQNYSESSFVDTSADQGNTEAQVVLANDEVPNPEDVLVFFTQSLRGRPAIMANGIRFLIMSENKKKILWRCSSMATKKLKCPARITMLKETPPKFIINKAEHLHAELKRNKYSSSKAQTLREPHQMATKLDCEMEGAGGVSFDLHEEELNDLTHDV
- the LOC122619687 gene encoding modifier of mdg4-like isoform X5, with the translated sequence MADDEQFSLCWNNFNTNLSAGFHESLCRGDLVDVSLAAEGQIVKAHRLVLSVCSPFFRKMFTQMPSNTHAIVFLNNVSHSALKDLIQFMYCGEVNVKQDALPAFISTAESLQIKGLTDNDPAPQPPQESSPPPAAPHVQQQQIPAQRVQRQQPRASARYKIETVDDGLGDDSKGGTTQIVIQTTAAPQATIVQQQQTQQQQAAQQIQTQQLQTGTTTTATLVSTNKRSAQRSSLASASSSGGVKRSKTSTSANVMDPLDSTTETGTTTTTQLVPQQITVQTSVVSAAETKLHQQSPQQVRQQQEEAEYIDLPMELPTKSEPDYSEDHGDAAGDGEGTYVEDDTYGDMRYDDSYFTENEDAGNQTAANTSGGGVTATTSKAVVKQQSQNYSESSFVDTSADQGNTEAQAFHIDFADSKKNGGKLLVINGFRFFRNKKRGHLQYWKCRNYYKERCPAIAIHDESTLILRLCHQHQHTESNDIEIKPLPGSETKLPESAEDEAQADPEAEMDNEADPDPELETRVPPPLSREPPPLLEIKSKQRNRDF
- the LOC122619687 gene encoding modifier of mdg4-like isoform X9, which codes for MADDEQFSLCWNNFNTNLSAGFHESLCRGDLVDVSLAAEGQIVKAHRLVLSVCSPFFRKMFTQMPSNTHAIVFLNNVSHSALKDLIQFMYCGEVNVKQDALPAFISTAESLQIKGLTDNDPAPQPPQESSPPPAAPHVQQQQIPAQRVQRQQPRASARYKIETVDDGLGDDSKGGTTQIVIQTTAAPQATIVQQQQTQQQQAAQQIQTQQLQTGTTTTATLVSTNKRSAQRSSLASASSSGGVKRSKTSTSANVMDPLDSTTETGTTTTTQLVPQQITVQTSVVSAAETKLHQQSPQQVRQQQEEAEYIDLPMELPTKSEPDYSEDHGDAAGDGEGTYVEDDTYGDMRYDDSYFTENEDAGNQTAANTSGGGVTATTSKAVVKQQSQNYSESSFVDTSADQGNTEAQEFDYGHGQYRGNNPLIQFSVSKRGGQLLWLDGMKFFRNNINRTNLYWRCHWYYRHTKCPVLICMSKTNSNDFRQIHDHCHMRPKRKEKPGTGVGPRIKTPVVSNVRSLPQSMAHMFDM
- the LOC122619687 gene encoding modifier of mdg4-like isoform X21, coding for MADDEQFSLCWNNFNTNLSAGFHESLCRGDLVDVSLAAEGQIVKAHRLVLSVCSPFFRKMFTQMPSNTHAIVFLNNVSHSALKDLIQFMYCGEVNVKQDALPAFISTAESLQIKGLTDNDPAPQPPQESSPPPAAPHVQQQQIPAQRVQRQQPRASARYKIETVDDGLGDDSKGGTTQIVIQTTAAPQATIVQQQQTQQQQAAQQIQTQQLQTGTTTTATLVSTNKRSAQRSSLASASSSGGVKRSKTSTSANVMDPLDSTTETGTTTTTQLVPQQITVQTSVVSAAETKLHQQSPQQVRQQQEEAEYIDLPMELPTKSEPDYSEDHGDAAGDGEGTYVEDDTYGDMRYDDSYFTENEDAGNQTAANTSGGGVTATTSKAVVKQQSQNYSESSFVDTSADQGNTEAQGLGELDPSNLADFGNESFLPKTQGTRPQNVRCGLASEQKCVRTLDDWDRIRYDRTKSGDVLLYDGYRYDRRANYNDIIYW
- the LOC122619687 gene encoding modifier of mdg4-like isoform X13, with the translated sequence MADDEQFSLCWNNFNTNLSAGFHESLCRGDLVDVSLAAEGQIVKAHRLVLSVCSPFFRKMFTQMPSNTHAIVFLNNVSHSALKDLIQFMYCGEVNVKQDALPAFISTAESLQIKGLTDNDPAPQPPQESSPPPAAPHVQQQQIPAQRVQRQQPRASARYKIETVDDGLGDDSKGGTTQIVIQTTAAPQATIVQQQQTQQQQAAQQIQTQQLQTGTTTTATLVSTNKRSAQRSSLASASSSGGVKRSKTSTSANVMDPLDSTTETGTTTTTQLVPQQITVQTSVVSAAETKLHQQSPQQVRQQQEEAEYIDLPMELPTKSEPDYSEDHGDAAGDGEGTYVEDDTYGDMRYDDSYFTENEDAGNQTAANTSGGGVTATTSKAVVKQQSQNYSESSFVDTSADQGNTEAQGVIQSLKALFEGKTTSASIQYTTTQRGRVMLVYEGYRYVVNRQSLKNVFWRCSRYVKHSCRATLVTSKVQDVTLRIAGAPHTHGPEVNSMDLTTDLLDEFPELQ